In Cloacibacterium caeni, a single window of DNA contains:
- a CDS encoding Maf family nucleotide pyrophosphatase — MKILLGSNSPRRKELLQSLGFDFEVVSINCDEVFPENLSVENIAGYLSELKADAYQNLQKDDVLLTSDTIVTFEGKVLGKPKNREEVVEMLQHLSGKTHQVYTAVSFKTDEKIITKTDVADVEFSEITDQEINFYIENYHPFDKAGSYGIQEWLGMAKISKINGSFYTIMGLPTHLVYETLKDLGF, encoded by the coding sequence TACAAAGTTTAGGTTTTGATTTTGAGGTGGTTTCTATAAATTGTGACGAAGTTTTTCCAGAAAATTTATCCGTAGAAAATATTGCAGGATACCTTTCGGAACTCAAAGCAGATGCATATCAAAATCTCCAAAAAGATGACGTTTTACTCACTTCTGACACCATTGTCACCTTTGAAGGAAAAGTTCTCGGAAAGCCTAAAAATAGGGAAGAAGTTGTGGAAATGCTTCAACATTTGTCAGGGAAAACTCACCAAGTTTACACCGCTGTTTCTTTTAAAACTGATGAAAAAATCATCACTAAAACAGATGTAGCAGATGTAGAATTTTCAGAAATTACTGACCAAGAAATCAATTTTTACATCGAAAATTATCATCCATTTGACAAAGCAGGAAGCTACGGAATTCAGGAATGGTTAGGCATGGCAAAAATTTCAAAAATCAATGGAAGTTTTTACACGATTATGGGATTGCCAACACATTTGGTTTACGAAACTTTAAAAGATTTAGGTTTCTAA